A genomic region of Sciurus carolinensis chromosome 7, mSciCar1.2, whole genome shotgun sequence contains the following coding sequences:
- the Armt1 gene encoding damage-control phosphatase ARMT1, whose translation MADPPASLSGQDVGSFAYLTIKDRIPLILTKAIDTLHRHKSEFFQKHGEEGVEAEKKAISLLSKLRNELQTDKPIVPLVEKYVDTDIWNQYLEYQQSLLSESDGKPSWYRCPWLYVECYMYRRIHEAIIQSPPINDFDVFKESKDQNFFESQESVIALCTHLQELRRTIEDLDANQLKTQFFQLLQISLWGNKCDLSLSGGESSSQKTNVINSLEDLKPFILVNDMEHLWSLLSKCKKTREKVPIVRVDIVLDNSGFELITDLVLADFLLSSNLATEIHFHGKSIPWFVSDTTIHDFNWLIEQVKRYDHKWMSKCGVDWENYIKMGRWVYQDHMFWTLPHEFAAMSQVAPDLYAELQKACLILFKGDLNYRKLTGDRKWAFSVPFHKALSGFHPAPLCSLRTLKAEIQVGLQPGQGEQLTASEPSWLVTGKYGVVQFDGPLGPSLELPGE comes from the exons ATGGCGGATCCTCCGGCGTCTCTCTCGGGACAGGACGTGGG ATCATTTGCATATCTTACAATTAAAGACAGAATACCACTGATCTTAACTAAGGCTATTGATACATTGCATCGACATAAAAGTGAATTTTTTCAGAAACATGGAGAG gAAGGCGTAGAAGCTGAAAAGAAagctatttctcttctttctaaatTACGGAATGAATTGCAAACAGATAAACCAATTGTCCCTTTGGTCGAGAAATATGTTGATACGGACATTTGGAATCAGTACCTAGAATATCAACAGAGTCTTTTAAGTGAAAGTGATGGGAAGCCAAGTTGGTACCGCTGTCCGTGGTTGTATGTAGAATGTTACATGTATCGTAGAATTCATGAAGCGATTATCCAGAG TCCACCGATCAATGACTTTGATGTATTTAAAGAATCCAAAGACCAAAATTTCTTTGAGTCACAGGAATCTGTCATTGCTTTGTGTACTCACTTGCAAGAGTTGAGGAGAACTATTGAAGACCTAGATGCAAATCAGCTGAAAACTCAGTTTTTTCAACTTCTGCAG atttcacTCTGGGGAAATAAGTGCGATTTATCTCTATCAGGTGGAGAAAGTAGTTCTCAGAAGACTAACGTAATTAATTCTTTGGAAGATCTAAAACCTTTCATTTTAGTGAATGATATGGAACATCTTTGGTCATTGCTTAGTAAATgcaagaaaacaagagaaaaagtgCCCATAGTTAGAGTGGATATTGTTCTAGATAATTCTGGGTTTGAACTTATTACAGATTTAGTATTAGCTGACTTTTTGTTGTCCTCTAATTTGGCTACTGAGATTCATTTTCATGGAAAAAGTATTCCATGGTTTGTTTCTGATACTACGATACATGACTTTAATTGGCTTATTGAACAAGTAAAACGTTATGATCATAAGTGGATGTCAAAGTGTGGAGTTGACTGGGAAAACTATATTAAAATGGGTAGATGGGTTTACCAGGATCATATGTTTTGGACTTTGCCTCACGAATTTGCAGCAATGTCTCAGGTTGCCCCTGATTTGTATGCTGAACTACAAAAggcatgtttaattttattcaagGGTGATTTGAATTATAGAAAGCTGACAGGTGATAGAAAATGGGCGTTTTCTGTTCCCTTCCATAAGGCTCTGAGTGGCTTCCATCCGGCCCCTCTGTGCAGCCTGAGAACATTAAAAGCTGAGATTCAGGTTGGTCTGCAACCTGGGCAAGGGGAACAGCTCACAGCTTCCGAGCCCAGCTGGCTAGTCACTGGGAAATATGGAGTGGTTCAGTTTGATGGTCCGCTGGGACCCAGCCTAGAACTCCCAGGCGAGTAG